The region AAACAACTACGTATTTTAGTAACTAAAAAACCACCTGAAAAAGGTGATTTTTTGATTTTAGAATAGTGTTATTACTAATTCGCTATTGTCTCTTTTTTATATAACTTATAAAATAGGGTTGGTAAAAATCCAAAGTTCAGTAGCAGAAATCCTATAAATAAAATAATTCCAGAGAAAGGCCAATGCATAATTTTAAATAAGATGGCAGTACTTAAGGTAAACAAGGCTAAAAAGCCTAAAACATAAACTGATTTTTTCATTTTGATTGATTTTAATTAATGTTCGTAATTATGATTGATATTTAAGTGTTTTTTCTTTGTATTTATTGTAAAAGTAAACTGGTAGAGTGATAAGTATTAAAAGCATAAATCCTAGTAATAGCATTATGCTGGCATATGGCCAATGCATAATTTTAAACAGGCTACCTATTGCTATAAGTATGGCTGTTAAACAACTACTAGCAAATAATAGTTTATTTCGGTTTTTGGCTGATTTGAAATACAACTGCACATTGGTCTCTTGTTGGATTTGATTGATATTTAGATAACCTCCAAATTTGTTTATTGCATTTTGGTAAGCTGTTTCAAAATTGGCATGATCTGTATTTTCTATATAGGTACATATGTGGTCTAAAATGTCTTCTTTTAGTGCTTCATTTTTTAAGCCATACAACTCTAAGTTATTAGAGATATAATCAATGTGTTGATCTGTTAGTCTCATTTTAAAGTAGTTTTTGGGTTAAAGATTAATGACAGTGTATTAATAAAATCGTTAATCTGGTTGGTTTGTTCAGCTATAACTTGTTTTCCAGATTTAGTAACACTATAATATTTACGTACTCGTTTGCCTATGTATACTTTTTCTGTTTCTAAAACCTTATTGCTTTCTAGCTTGTGCAAAATAGGGTATAAAGCACCTTCAGAAATGTCTATTTTACCTTTTGTAAGTTCTTTTACTTTTTGTGTAATCTCATAACCATACATTTTATCATGCTGACTTAACAGTTTTAAAATGATAGGTCGAAGTGTTCCTTTTGTGAGTTCTTTACTATACATATGACAAATATACACTTTTTTTAAATACATTTTAATAAAATGCATTATTTTTTCTCAGACATAAAAAAACCACCTACAAGAGGTGGCTTTTTAATTTCCGCGACAGCGAAAAATTATTTTGATTATGATATTGCTTACTTTATCATATCATAGCTACGCTTAATAAAGTCGCTTAACTCTTTTCCTTTTAATAAGCCTTGAGATAAACGTGCTAAGTCTAAACTTTGATTAATTAAACGTTCTTGTTTTTTTAGTCTTAGTATTTAAAAATTTTATTAAAGCAATAATTTTTCTTTTTTTAAATAATCAATAATTTTCATTCCTAAAATTGTCGATTTTAGTTGAAAAAAGCTTTCAGCTTGAAAAGCAATTCCTCTGTGTAATGACTCTTCTCTCTGAAAAATAGTTTTAGAATTACTATTTTCATCAATATCTTCAGAACTCCAAACAATCATACTTGTTTGTTCATTTCCAATTGTAAATCCACAGACATATGTTTTATTTTCATGAATAAATAAAAGAGGAGCGCCAGATATTCCTCGAGGACACATATAAGAAAGTTCGTAATGAGCAGGAACTTTAGGGAATCTATGATAATACCCTACTAAAGTTATATAGCCTTTATAACTTCTTATTAAAACTTCTGAGTGTTCATTATCGAATCCATATGCGTAGCCAGTACTAACTACATTATTAAGCATATTAAGTTTTTGAGAAAACCAAGGATAAGCTTTTGCTCTTGGGATTGAAGCAGTTAAAATTCCAGAATCATTTTCTTTAAAAATTTCACTTTGTCCTATTTCAACAAAAGACATAGTTTTATCTTCATTTTGATATCCTAAAGCTATAACGTCTTGTTCATATGCGCTTTCAATTGTGTGGGCACATGTTATAAAATAATTATTCTTTATATAAAAAGCTGTTCCAAAAATATTTACAGGATTGAATCTACCATGTTTTGTTTTGTTTCCTCCAAAAACAGGGAAAACTATGTCATAAGCAATTGGTTGATTTGTGTTAGTACTCATTATCAGTTCTATTTAATAATAGCAGTTTGGATATTACTATTTTCTAAGCTAATAAAGTTAATAAACTTTAACCCATTATCTTTCACTCTATTAGGGAAAGTAAATAGGGTGTCTAAATTACCCTGTTCTAAAACTTTATTTTTTATCCATATTAACCTCAAATCAGACAACTCTAGAAAAGCTGCCTTAATTATTTCAAAATTATAGCCTGGGATTAATTCTGGAATTAGGTTTTTAAAATTTATATCTTGATGGTTAGTTTCTGAAATGTACTTATCATTAATTGAAGTTAAGTCTATATTATAATAGGATAAATAATTTTCTGGAGAAATCATCAATGTAAGAATTTTGATATGTAATTCATTTAAACTATTTAATAATTCTAAATAATATTCTTTCTCATTCTGTGTTGTTTCAAAATCTAAAGTTGAATTTATTAATAGTGCTTTGAATGCAACTAGCTTAGTTTTTTGATAGTTTTCTCTTACACCTTTAATGCAACTATTTAGAATAAATTCAAACTCTTCGGAATTTAAATATTCTTGATTTACTTTTTTTAAGCAATTACCTAGGCTTGAGAGAAGCTCAATTACTCTTTTATTGCTTTTTTCAGAATGATTAGCAGTTGTTAACGATATTATTCCATCAGTATTTGGTAATAAAGATAATGTTGGTTTTAATTTTTCTTCAATTTTTTCTGATAAAAATAATTTACTCTTTTTCTTCATTTTAGATTCCTAGTATCTTTTAAAATTAAATATCGATTTTTTTCTATAAATATTAAGGATACTAACTAAGTATTTATATATCCAAAAAAACTATCTCAAGAGATGCTTTTTGTGTGAAAAAAAGTAAATAAAATTATTTATATATTATATCTATAATTTGCCCATTAACATTTAATGTTTTTATAGGGTCGTTTTTTGGTATTGATGCTGCAAATTCAATAAAAAAAGTTCCTTTTTTATTGGGTTTTAATTTTTGATGGAACCTATTGAATCTACCTGTTAATTTCATTGCTTTAACTACATAATCTATGTTGATGAGGTTTAAATTTTTATCATATAAAAATATTTTTTCAAAGTCTATGGTTTGCTCATTATTTGATTTATTTTCAAACTTAAATATGAATGAAATAAAACGGGTTCCTTTTTTTGACACGTATGTTACATTACCTCTGTTTGAGGTTCTTGATTTAGAAATTTTTTGAATTGAAAATTTTAAACTTTCAGAATAGTTGTATGTGTGGCTTTTGTCTAACTTTTGTTTTTTTTGATTTGTACCACCTAATGTAACTAATAAAAAAATAAGCAATATGTTTTTCATAATCTTTTGATTTTTTTAAATGTACTTATTTTTTCTAAAACTAAAAAAACCACCTACAAGAGGTGGCTTTTTAATTTCCGCGACAGCGAAAAATTATTTTGATTATGATATTGCTTACTTTATCATATCGTAGCTACGCTTAATAAAGTCGCTTAACTCTTTTCCTTTTAATAAGCCTTGAGATAAACGTGCTAAGTCTAAACTTTGATTAATTAAACGTTCTTGTTTTTTTCTAGTCTTGGTATTTAAAATTTCATGGACCAGCTCTGAGTTTGTGTTTACTACCAAGTTATACATTTCTGGCATGCTACCAAACATGTTCATACCACCACCTGTAGCTTGCATCTCTTTCATACGACGCATAAATTCCGGTTGTGTAATCATAAATGGTGTTGCATTGCTATCCATAGCTTCTAATTGCACCATAAATTTTTCTGAAGGCACCACATCTTTTAATAGCTCGTCCAACGCTTTGGTTTGGTTTTCGTCTAATTTAGAAATAGCTGTGTCTTCCTTCTGGATTAACTTATCAATGTGGTCTGCATCGACACGAGCAAAGCTTATTTTTTCTTTAGTAGTTTCTAGCTTTTGCATAAAGTGTGACACAATTGGGCTGTCTAATAATAACACCTCATAACCTTTATCTTTTGCTGCCTCAATGTAGCTGTGTTGCTCGTCTGCGTTGCTTGCATACAAGATAACTAGTTTATCATCTTTGTCGGTTTGATTGGCTTTAGTTTTATTGTATAATTCCTCATAAGTGTAATACTTACCATCTACTGTTGGGTATAAGGTAAATGCTTCTGCTTTTTCAAAGAATTTGTCATCAGACAACATACCATATTCTATGACGATTTTAATATCGTTCCATTTAGCTTCAAAATCTTCTCGATTGTTATTAAACAACGATTTTAATTTATCGGCTACTTTACGCGAGATGTAAGAGCTTATCTTTTTAACTGCACCATCTGCTTGTAAGTAAGAACGAGACACGTTTAATGGGATGTCTGGACTGTCAATCACACCACGTAGCATGGTTAAAAATTCAGGCACAATACCCTCTACATTATCTGTTACAAACACTTGGTTTTGATATAACTGAATTTTGTCCTTTTGCATCGCCATATCCTGAGTCATCTTAGGGAAATATAAGATTCCTGTCAGGTTAAATGGATAATCTACATTTAAATGAATATGAAATAAAGGATCTTCAAATTGCATTGGATACAACTCACGATAAAAGTTCTTATAGTCTTCATCTTCTAACTCTGTTGGTTGTTTAGTCCAAGCAGGATTAGGGTTGTTAATAATGTTATCTACTGTTATTTTTTTCTGAGGTTCGGTAGTGTCTTTACCGTCTTTGTCCTTTGTTGTTTTAGGTGTGTGATCAGGATCGTTAACTTCTTTTGTTCCAAACTTAATTGGTATTGGCATAAACTTGTTATACTTACTTAACAAGCTGCTAATACGCGCTTCTTCTAAAAATTCAGTAGAGTCTTCTGCTATATGCAAAATAATCTCTGTACCTCTGTCTGTTTTGTCATGTGCCTCTAAAGTAAACTCTGGTGAGCCATCACAAGTCCAATGTGCAGCAGGCTCATCTTTATGCGATTTGGTAATAATTTCTACCTTATCTGCCACCATAAAAGCCGAGTAAAATCCAAGACCAAAATGTCCTATAATACCAGAATCTTTAGCACTGTCTTTGTATTGGTCTAAAAACTCTTCAGCACCAGAAAACGCGACTTGGTTGATATATTTTTCAACCTCTTCTGCTGTCATCCCTAAACCTTGGTCAATAATGTGTAGTTTTTTACCTTCTTTATCAATTTTAACTTCAATAATAGGATTGCCATAATCCGATTTAGTTTCACCAATACTAGCTAAGTGTTTTAGCTTTAAGGTTGCATCGGTAGCGTTACTAATTAGCTCACGTAAAAAGATTTCGTGATCACTATACAAGAATTTTTTAATGAGTGGGAAAATGTTTTCTACTGAAACGTTAATATTTCCTTTTGCCATGATTTA is a window of Olleya sp. YS DNA encoding:
- a CDS encoding PadR family transcriptional regulator is translated as MYSKELTKGTLRPIILKLLSQHDKMYGYEITQKVKELTKGKIDISEGALYPILHKLESNKVLETEKVYIGKRVRKYYSVTKSGKQVIAEQTNQINDFINTLSLIFNPKTTLK
- the htpG gene encoding molecular chaperone HtpG; protein product: MAKGNINVSVENIFPLIKKFLYSDHEIFLRELISNATDATLKLKHLASIGETKSDYGNPIIEVKIDKEGKKLHIIDQGLGMTAEEVEKYINQVAFSGAEEFLDQYKDSAKDSGIIGHFGLGFYSAFMVADKVEIITKSHKDEPAAHWTCDGSPEFTLEAHDKTDRGTEIILHIAEDSTEFLEEARISSLLSKYNKFMPIPIKFGTKEVNDPDHTPKTTKDKDGKDTTEPQKKITVDNIINNPNPAWTKQPTELEDEDYKNFYRELYPMQFEDPLFHIHLNVDYPFNLTGILYFPKMTQDMAMQKDKIQLYQNQVFVTDNVEGIVPEFLTMLRGVIDSPDIPLNVSRSYLQADGAVKKISSYISRKVADKLKSLFNNNREDFEAKWNDIKIVIEYGMLSDDKFFEKAEAFTLYPTVDGKYYTYEELYNKTKANQTDKDDKLVILYASNADEQHSYIEAAKDKGYEVLLLDSPIVSHFMQKLETTKEKISFARVDADHIDKLIQKEDTAISKLDENQTKALDELLKDVVPSEKFMVQLEAMDSNATPFMITQPEFMRRMKEMQATGGGMNMFGSMPEMYNLVVNTNSELVHEILNTKTRKKQERLINQSLDLARLSQGLLKGKELSDFIKRSYDMIK